The Apium graveolens cultivar Ventura chromosome 6, ASM990537v1, whole genome shotgun sequence genome contains a region encoding:
- the LOC141667896 gene encoding growth-regulating factor 9-like, whose product MGPDTGRCRRTDGKLWRCRKDVVPGNKYCEGHMHRGRPRKRVQASEVTLQSNLQTGTCSNSHTPTSTCSVKTSQKIKSHNLSDTSAKFSTPIPESHQNKNPSPSRSKDLTNTATTITTSLADDKSKLTNTCVKNDECSSRESSDRLDGGDSGADHIKVKNKEDSTNGDKHGCLVAPEPNSSVKNIVYDDTVVVNSNAVCKNGGITVEEPQRCKRTDGKRWRCSKEAMPQKKYCGSHINRGTKRCRSSSEIAIAATLVTLKNDHTNLNTDLSILHAKCPTTVIDVESSTSGSK is encoded by the exons ATGGGTCCTGATACAGGGAGATGTAGAAGGACTGATGGAAAACTGTGGAGGTGCCGTAAAGATGTGGTTCCTGGTAACAAGTACTGTGAGGGGCACATGCACAGAGGCCGTCCAAGAAAGCGTGTGCAAGCTTCTGAAGTTACTTTACAGTCTAATTTACAAACGGGAACTTGTTCCAATTCTCATACACCCACAAGTACTTGTTCGGTAAAGACCAGTCAAAAGATCAAGTCTCATAACCTTTCTGATACAAGTGCCAAGTTTTCCACTCCCATCCCCGAGAGTCATCAAAACAAGAATCCATCTCCCAGTAGAAGCAAAGATTTAACTAACACTGCAACTACTATCACCACTTCTCTTGCCGATGATAAAAGTAAACTGACCAACACTTGTGTAAAGAATGATGAATGTTCCAG CCGAGAAAGTAGTGACCGCCTTGATGGTGGGGATTCTGGCGCTGATCACATAAAAGTTAAAAACAAGGAAGACAGCACAAATGGTGACAAGCATGGTTGTTTGGTGGCTCCAGAGCCTAACAGCTCCGTGAAGAATATTGTTTATGATGATACTG TTGTAGTCAACAGTAACGCAGTCTGCAAAAATGGTGGTATCACAGTGGAGGAGCCACAAAGATGCAAGAGAACCGATGGCAAAAGATGGCGGTGTAGCAAAGAAGCTATGCCACAGAAGAAGTATTGTGGTAGCCACATAAATAGAGGGACAAAAAGATGCAGGTCATCGTCTGAAATTGCAATTGCTGCAACTCTTGTTACACTGAAAAATGATCATACCAACTTGAATACAGATCTTTCCATCTTACATGCTAAATGTCCAACTACAGTTATCGATGTAGAAAGTTCAACTAGTGGCAGCAAGTGA
- the LOC141667209 gene encoding serine/threonine-protein kinase Aurora-3, translating to MSFSESTQNHNQQSSSPSRKWSMDDFEIGKPLGKGKFGRVYLAREIKSKYIVALKVIFKQQVEKYRLSHQLKREMEIQMSLNHPNVLRLYGWFHDDERICLILEYAHRGELYGELRRTGSLSEKQAATYIASLTQALAYCHQKDVIHRDIKPENLLLDHEGRLKIADFGWSVQSKSKRNTMCGTLDYLAPEMVENRAHDYAVDNWTLGVLCYEFLYGNPPFEAETQKDTFRRIMKIDLMFPPSPRVSTEAKDLISRLLVRDSSKRLSLQKIIKHPWIVKNADPSGSCSV from the exons ATGAGCTTTTCGGAAAGTACTCAAAACCACAACCAACAATCTTCATCTCCGTCACGCAAATGGTCGATGGACGATTTCGAGATCGGCAAGCCTCTCGGTAAAGGTAAATTCGGCCGCGTCTATCTCGCCCGTGAAATTAAG AGCAAGTATATAGTGGCGTTGAAGGTGATTTTCAAGCAGCAGGTTGAAAAGTACAGGTTGAGTCATCAGCTTAAGAGAGAGATGGAGATTCAGATGAGTCTTAATCATCCTAATGTTCTTCGACTTTACGGTTGGTTTCATGATGATGAGAGGATTTGTTTGATTTTGGAGTATGCTCATCGAGGTGAACTTTATGGCGAGCTTCGTAGAACTGGCTCTCTCTCTGAGAAACAGGCTGCCACT TATATTGCAAGCCTTACTCAAGCATTGGCATATTGTCATCAGAAGGATGTGATTCATAGGGATATCAAGCCAGAAAATTTGCTACTAGATCACGAG GGTCGACTAAAGATTGCAGATTTTGGATGGTCTGTACAGTCAAAAAGCAAGAGAAACACCATGTGTGGAACATTGGACTATTTAGCACCAGAGATGGTTGAGAACAGAGCCCATGATTATGCAGTTGATAACTGGACATTAGGTGTCCTATGTTATGAGTTTTTGTATGGCAATCCTCCTTTTGAAGCAGAGACACAGAAAGACACATTTAGAAG GATTATGAAGATCGATCTTATGTTCCCTCCCTCACCTCGTGTGTCTACAGAAGCAAAAGATCTCATTAGCCGG CTTCTAGTGAGGGACTCTTCTAAAAGGCTCTCTCTTCAGAAGATCATCAAACACCCTTGGATAGTCAAGAATGCTGATCCCAGTGGTAGCTGCTCAGTGTAA
- the LOC141666653 gene encoding uncharacterized protein LOC141666653, with amino-acid sequence MSFLKQLIDSFFSDPSSSSSSQQSPNSSNTTNNNLTMDGVVSNERAAYKLKGYFDLAKLEIDKAVRAEEWGLLDDAVLHYQNAHRILIEASSTPVPSYISSSEQEKVKTYREKISKWQGQASERLVVLSRRTGGKSINKAQIGAVIRTASSPKKVASRISSGPSGQNTSIKSDTKKGIAPKPAQDNGYDGKLVEMIESVIVDRSPSVKWDDIAGLEKAKQTLLEMVVLPTKRKDIFTGLRRTSRGLLLFGPPGTGKTMLAKAVASESEATFFNVSASSLTSKWVGEGEKLVRTLFMVAISKKPSVIFIDEIDSIMSTRTSSENEASRRLKSEFLVQFDGVTSNSDDLVIVIGATNKPQELDDAVLRRLVKRIYIPLPDANVRRILFKHKLKGQAFSLPGGDLERLVRETEGYSGSDLQALCQEAAMMPIRELGSKILTIKANQVRSLKYSDFESAMTVIRPSLQKSKWEELEQWNKTYGSN; translated from the exons ATGAGTTTTCTGAAACAACTGATCGATTCATTCTTCTCCGatccttcttcttcatcatcttcACAACAATCTCCTAATTCTAGTAATACTACCAATAACAATTTAACTATGGACGGCGTCGTTTCGAACGAGCGCGCTGCGTATAAGCTTAAGGGCTACTTCGATTTGGCCAAATTAGAGATAGATAAGGCCGTTAGGGCTGAAGAATGGGGCTTACTAGACGACGCCGTTCTACATTACCAGAACGCTCACCGTATTTTGATCGAAGCTAGTTCCACTCCCGTGCCTTCGTATATTAGTTCCAG CGAACAGGAGAAGGTGAAAACTTATCGTGAAAAAATATCAAAGTGGCAGGGGCAAGCTTCAGAAAGACTAGTCGTGCTAAGCCGACGAACAG GTGGCAAATCAATTAACAAG GCGCAAATTGGAGCAGTTATACGAACAGCATCTAGTCCTAAAAAAGTAGCTTCACGAATTTCTTCTGGTCCAAGTGGACAGAATACTAGCATTAAAAGCGACACAAAGAAAGGCATAGCTCCAAAACCTGCGCAAGATAATGGTTATGATGGAAAATTGGTAGAAATGATAGAATCTGTGATCGTGGACAGAAGCCCTTCTGTCAAATGGGATGATATTG CTGGTCTTGAAAAGGCTAAGCAAACTTTACTGGAAATGGTGGTCCTACCTACGAAGAGAAAAGACATATTTACTGGCCTTCGTAGGACATCCAGAG GTTTGCTTCTCTTTGGTCCACCCGGTACTGGGAAGACCATGTTGGCCAAGGCAGTTGCATCAGAATCAGAAGCTACCTTTTTCAATGTTTCTGCATCATCACTTACTTCAAAGTGG GTGGGAGAGGGTGAAAAGCTTGTTCGGACACTTTTCATGGTTGCGATTTCCAAGAAGCCATCTGTCATATTTATTGATGAA ATTGATAGTATTATGTCAACAAGAACATCCAGTGAGAATGAAGCAAGCAGAAGACTGAAGTCGGAGTTTTTAGTTCAATTTGATGGGGTgacctcaaattctgatgatctAGTAATTGTTATTG GTGCAACTAATAAACCTCAGGAATTGGATGATGCAGTGCTGAGGAGATTG GTAAAAAGAATCTACATTCCTTTGCCTGATGCAAATGTTCGAAGAATTCTTTTCAAACACAAGCTGAAAGGTCAAGCATTTTCTTTGCCCG GTGGAGACCTAGAGAGACTTGTCAGAGAGACAGAAG GGTATTCCGGAAGTGATTTGCAAGCCTTATGTCAGGAAGCTGCGATGATGCCAATCAGAGAGCTTGGATCAAAGATTCTTACTATCAAAGCAAACCAG GTGAGAAGCCTAAAGTACTCAGATTTTGAGAGTGCCATGACTGTTATAAGACCTAGCCTTCAGAAAAGCAAGTGGGAAGAGCTCGAACAATGGAACAAGACCTACGGATCTAACTAA